A stretch of the Lolium perenne isolate Kyuss_39 chromosome 3, Kyuss_2.0, whole genome shotgun sequence genome encodes the following:
- the LOC127343206 gene encoding GATA transcription factor 15, producing MLHDAAPCTCGMLYGSCGGGCSMLQFGDHHHYYGKQCGDQQGFGVPYGGSVDCTLSLGTPSTRRAAETGGARAPAAPAGLPWEAVSTCNGGQQQLLSAARADQATSGGARRCANCDTTSTPLWRNGPRGPKSLCNACGIRYKKEERRAAAAAVAPTAMASDSGMEYAYGYARQQHQTQPQQWGCYNPAVAKAASYTMFGEAAQEDGPCLPWGLGVMPSSPAFGSVREMTSLFHYY from the exons ATGCTGCACGATGCGGCGCCATGCACGTGCGGGATGCTCTACGGCAGCTGCGGCGGCGGCTGCTCCATGCTGCAGTTCGGCGACCACCACCActactacggcaagcaatgcggcGACCAGCAGGGCTTCGGCGTCCCCTACGGCGGCTCCGTCGACTGCACGCTCTCGCTCGGCACACCCTCCACGAGGCGCGCCGCCGAGACCGGTGGGGCTCGTGCGCCTGCGGCACCcgcagggcttccgtgggaggcGGTGTCCACCTGCAACGGCGGGCAGCAGCAGCTCCTCAGCGCGGCGCGCGCGGACCAGGCCACTTCCGGCGGCGCTCGCCGGTGCGCCAACTGCGACACCACCTCCACCCCGCTCTGGAGGAACGGCCCACGCGGACCAAAG TCGCTGTGCAACGCGTGCGGAATCCGTTACAAGAAGGAGGAACGGCGCGCGGCCGCCGCCGCGGTGGCGCCGACGGCGATGGCATCAGACAGCGGCATGGAATACGCGTACGGGTAcgcgcggcagcagcatcagacgCAGCCCCAGCAGTGGGGCTGCTACAACCCGGCCGTGGCCAAGGCGGCGTCCTACACGATGTTCGGCGAAGCGGCGCAGGAGGACGGGCCGTGCCTGCCGTGGGGGCTCGGCGTCATGCCCTCCTCGCCGGCGTTCGGCTCCGTCCGGGAGATGACCAGCCTCTTCCACTACTACTAG